The sequence below is a genomic window from Leisingera sp. M658.
CTTGCGCATTGGTCACCGCGTTTCTTTTCAACGCGAGAGCCTGCCGCCGCACCGCTTCTCATTCTGCTCGGAATGGCGGCTTACTGGCTGGTTCCGGGCCTGCCTGAGCTTCCAGACCCGCGCGCTCACCCGAAACCTTGGGAAGTTGTCAGCGAGCTGACCGTGATAATTGCGCTGTTTGCAGCCGGTCTCCGCCTCGACAGCCTGAGGCCATGGAAAAAATGGGGCCCGACGGTCAGGCTTCTTCTCATCGGGATGCCGCTCACAATCCTGGCGGTTGCCGTGCTGGGGTGGGGCTTGGGCGGCATGACTGCTGCCGGCGCAATACTTCTGGGTGCCGTGCTGGCCCCGACAGACCCGGTGCTTGCGGGTGACGTGCAAGTCGGTCCGCCGATGGAAGGCAACGAACACCCGGTGCGTTTTACTCTGACAACTGAAGCGGCGCTCAATGACGGGCTCGCCTTCCCCTTTGTCTACCTCGGCCTCATTGTTGCCGTGCAGGGGTTGAGCCCTCAGGCTTGGCTGGCTGACTGGCTTATCATCGATGTCGCGTACCGTATCTCAACAGGTGTTGTGATGGGCGCCTGCGGTGGGTGGGCGCTGGGGCAAGTGCTGTTTCGGTTTCCCCG
It includes:
- a CDS encoding cation:proton antiporter is translated as MDHTEFFGFASYHLMLAAMGVVIILAHWSPRFFSTREPAAAPLLILLGMAAYWLVPGLPELPDPRAHPKPWEVVSELTVIIALFAAGLRLDSLRPWKKWGPTVRLLLIGMPLTILAVAVLGWGLGGMTAAGAILLGAVLAPTDPVLAGDVQVGPPMEGNEHPVRFTLTTEAALNDGLAFPFVYLGLIVAVQGLSPQAWLADWLIIDVAYRISTGVVMGACGGWALGQVLFRFPRSAVLADTASGVVAVAGVLLCYGSTELVEGYGFIAVAVMGLTLRRIENEHRFHRRLHDFCETIEHALTALLLVALGNVLPVLLEDLTWAHLLLALLLIGVIRPLAGWLSLAGSQLRKRDRFVVSVFGVRGIGSIYYLCYAGAHLEFVNEPELWALIGLTILLSTMLHGFTVGRAMDAIAK